The window GACAAGGCCCCCAATAACTGGCCGCTATGGGCGACCCGCGCCTGCAGCCGCTGCGTTACGGTGACAAGCGCCCGCCGCGCGCGTTCGGCCAGGCGAGCCACGCGTTCGCGCTCGCGCGCGATGCGCTGGCGCTGGGCCTGTGCGTTGGCGAGTTTTGAGGCTTTCAGCCTGACCTCCAGCCCGGCAAAGCGATCCCGACGGTTTCGCAGCAGCGTTCGCGCCGAATGCGTCATGCGCTCACCGGACACGGTCAACCGGTGCTTCGCCTGCGTGAGCTGCCCGCGCAGCACGCGCACGGTCAGCCGGGCGCTCGCGCCCGCAAATCGGCGGAAATGTGCATGCGTATTGGCTTTCAATCCGCGGGGTAGCGAGCTAGCTGCGCGGTCCAGCCGCTGCCGCGGGATCGCCAGCAACTCGGTCGCGGCAGGCAGCGCGCGGGCCGCGGCGCGCAATTCGTTGCGGCGGAATTCCTGGCCGCGCTGCCAGCAGGTCATCGTCCGTCGCGCCAGGCTTTCGAGCTCGACGAACAGTTCGCTGCGCACCGGAACCGCCATTTCGGCGGCCGCCGTTGGCGTCGGCGCGCGCTTGTCGGCGACAAAATCGATCAGCGTGATATCGGTCTCGTGGCCGACCGCCGAGATCAGCGGGATCATGCTTTGAGCGACGGCGCGGACCACGATTTCCTCGTTGAACGACCAGAGGTCCTCCAGCGAGCCGCCGCCGCGCGCGACGATCAATAGATCAGGCCGCGGAATCCTGCCTCCTTGTGGCAGCGCATTAAAACCGCGGATGGCGGCGGCGATCTGTTCGGCCGAGCCGTCGCCCTGCACCTTGACCGGCCACACCAGCACGCGGCGCGGAAAACGATCTTCCAGCCGATGCAGGATGTCGCGGATCACGGCGCCGGTCGGCGAGGTGACGACGCCGATCACTTCCGGCAGCCATGGCAGCAATTGCTTGCGCGCCTCGTCGAATAGCCCCTCGGCGGCAAGCTTCTTCTTGCGCTCTTCCATCAGCGCCATCAGCGCGCCGATGCCGGCGGGCTCCAGCGCCTCGATCACGATCTGGTATTTCGAGGAGCCGGGATAGGTCGTGAGCTTGCCGGTGGCGATGACCTCGAGGCCTTCCTGCGGCTTGAAGCGCATCCTCGCATGGGCGAACTTCCAGATCACCGCCTCGATCTTGGCGCCGTCGTCCTTCAGCGCGAAATAACAGTGCCCGGAGGAGTGCGCCCCGCGAAAGCCCGTGATTTCGCCGCGCACCCGGACATGGCCATAGGCGTCCTCGACCGTCCGCTTTAGGGCGGAGGATAGTTCGGTCACCGTGAATTCCGGCGCGTTGATCAGGGCTTCAGCTGCGGGCATCAGGAACAATCGATTCGGGCTTTTCAGACTGGCGCCCAAGTTAGGGATTTTCGGCCGCCACCGCCAATCCAGTGCTTGCAAATCCACATACTCTGTAATACAGAGTTCTCTGTATGGAACGATCTTTGAGGAGAAATGTCATGTTGAAATGGCTGTTGCGCGCGTCCGGCGTTCTGAAATGGGCCCTGTGCGGGGTGGGCGTCCTCGCCGTGCTGCTCACGGCCATGATCGCGACGCCGCTGAAAAACCCTCCCGAGCTGCATTCCGTCTCGGCGGCCCGCAAGAACGTCGACTACTCCAACTTACCTGCCATCGAGCGGTTTCAGGCCCGCGACGGCACGATGCTCGGCTTCCGCCATTATTCGGCGAGCGGCCCGGCGAGCGGCCGCGCCGCAATCGTGATTCACGGCTCGTCCGGTTCCAGCGCAAACGCGATCCATGCGTTGTCAGAGGCGTTGGCGACGCACGGCGTTGAAACCTGGGCGATCGACATCCGCGGCCACGGCTCGTCGGGTACCCGCGGCGACATCGGCCATGTCGGCCAGCTCGAGAAGGATCTCGAAGATTTCGTCGCGGTGGTCCGCAAGAGCGCGCCGAGCGTGCCGATAACGCTGCTCGGCCATTCCGCGGGCGGTGGTTTTGCGTTGCGGGTTGCAAGTTCCCCGATCCAGAACCTGTTCGCGCGCACTATCCTGCTGGCGCCCTATCTCGGCTATGATGCGCCGACCAACCAGCCGAATTCCGGCGGCTGGGCCAGTGCCGATATTCCACGCATTTTCGGATTGATGGCGCTGCGCAAGCTCGGCATCGATTGCTGCGAGGCGCTGCCGACGCTGGCCTTCGCGGTGCCGCCGAATTCGGCAAACATGCTGGTACCAGCCTATTCCAACCGGCTGATGCGCAATTTTGCAACGCGCGGCTATCGGGCCGATCTTGCCGCTGCGACCAAACCGCTCACGATCATCTCCGGCGCCGCCGATGAATTGATGCTGGCGGACAAATATGCCGAGGCCGTGCGCAGCATTACGCTCTCGGTCGACGTCAAACTGATCGACGGCGTCGATCACATCGGCGTCGTCAGCGATCCCAGGGCGGTTTCCGTCATCGCCGATGACGTGGCGAAAGGGGAGAGCGGCGCATGACGAGCATCGATGCTAAGGAGGCCGCCTCGGCGCTGTCGGACATCGCCTCGATCGCGCACCGGGTGCGCCAATCGACCACCTATCATATCGCCAGCCTGATGCTGATCCTGTGGGGCGTGCTGGTTTTCGCGGGCAACGTAGTCAACTATCTGTGGCCGCGGCACGGCGCCTATGTCTGGATCGCGGTGAACGTGCTGGGTTTCGCCGGTTCGTGTGCGATCGGCGCGTTTGAAAGCAGGCGAACGAAGCTTCTGAGCTTCGACCCCAGGTCGGTCGCGGCCTTCGTGCTGTTCTTTGCGTTCGGCGTTCTCTGGTCGGTCGGGCTCGGGCATTTTGGGCCGCGCCAGCTCGGCGTGTTCTGGCCGACCTATTTCATGATGATCTACACCATCGTCGGGTTATGGGTCGGGGCGGCTTTTGTCGCGATCGGCCTCGGCATTACGGCGCTGACCCTGATCGGCTATTTTCTTGTCGACGGCGCCGCTTTCTTGCTGTGGATGGCGGTGGTCAACGGTGGCGGGCTGATCCTGGGCGGCTTGTGGATGCGCCGGAGCTAGTGCGATGGCCGAGCTCGACGACATCATCCACCAGCCGCTGCGCTTGCGGATCATGGCGGCATTGAACGCGCTGCCGGCCGCCGCAGGCCTCGAATTCTCCCGGCTGAAAAAGCTCACGGGCGCAACCGACGGCAATCTCGGCGCCCACATCGAGACGCTTTCCAAGGCCGGCTATGTCGCCGTGGAAAAAGCCTTTGTCGGCAAGAAGCCGCAGACCACGGTGACCGCGACAGCCTCCGGCCGCGGCGCCTTCGCCCGCCATGTCGCGTCCTTGCAGGAAATCATCGCCGCCTCGGCGCGCGATAGCTAGCTGCCGTCATTCCGGGGCGCGTCGAAGACGCGAACCCGGAATCTCGAGCTGAGGCGCACCGGCGCAAGACAAGCTCGAGATTCCGGATCGGCGCGCATTGCGCGCCGTCCGGAATGACGGGAAACCCCTTGCAGGCAGGGGCGGACTCGTGCGACCGACACGGTTTCGGACCTCCCATTCTGGCTGCATCGCATGCACATCCTCCTGCTCGGTTCCGGCGGCCGCGAACATGCTCTGGCGTGGAAGATCGCTGCTTCCCCCCTGGTGACAAAACTCTGGTGCGCCCCCGGCAATGCCGGCATCGCACGGGAGGCGGAATGCGTGGCGCTCGATATTGCCGACCACGCCGCAGTGATCGATTTCTGCAAGCGTGAACGGATCGAGCTTGTCGTGGTCGGCCCGGAAACGCCGCTCGCGGCCGGCATCGTCGATGATCTCGCGGCCGCCGGCATCAAGGCGTTCGGGCCGAGCAAGCAGGCCGCCCGGCTCGAGGGCTCCAAGGGATTCACAAAAGCGCTCTGCACCGAGTTCAACATTCCGACCGGCGCCTATCGCCGGTTTGCCAAGGCCGGCGACGCGCTGGCCTATGTCCGCGCGCAAGGCGCGCCGATCGTGGTCAAGGCCGATGGGCTGGCGGCGGGCAAGGGCGTGGTGGTGGCAAAAACCTTGCGCGAAGCCGAGGGTGCCGTCGCCATGATGTTCGATGGCGCGTTCGGCGCGGCCGGTGCGGAAGTCGTGATCGAGGAATTCTTGTCCGGCCGCGAGATCAGTTTTTTCGCGCTGTCCGACGGGGGGACCGCGATCCCGCTTGCGTCCGCGCAGGACCACAAGCGGGTGTTCGATCGCGACGAGGGGCCGAACACCGGCGGCATGGGCGCCTATTCGCCGACGCCGTTTGTCACGCCGGAAATCCATGCCGAGATCATGGCGAGGATCATTCTACCCACAGTTAAAGGCATGAAAGCGCGCGGCACGCCGTTTCGCGGCATCCTGTATGCCGGCGTGATGCTCACACCCGAAGGCCCAAAACTGTTCGAATACAATGTCCGCTTCGGCGATCCCGAATGCCAGGTGCTGATGCTGCGGATGATGTCGGACATCGTGCCGGCGATGCTCGCTGCCTGCGACGGTCAGTTGAAGAATTTTGATCTGCGCTGGTTTGACGAGGCGGCGCTGACGGTGGTGATGGCGGCAAAGGGTTATCCCGGCGATTATGCGAAGGGCACCCGTATCGAAGGGCTCGATGACGCGGCAAAAGCCGAAGGCGTCGAGATTTTTCACGCCGGCACGGTATCGAAGGATGGCACCATCCTCGCCAATGGCGGACGCGTGCTGAACGTCTGCGCGCTGGGCAAGACCGTCGCCGAGGCGCAGCGGCGTGCCTATGAGGCGATCGATCGCATCCAATGGCCGGAAGGCTTTTGCCGCCGCGACATCGGCTGGCAGGCGGTGGAGCGGGAGAAAGCGGGCGGTTAGAACCCCGTCATTCCGGGGCGATGCGAAGCATCGAACTACGATGTGCAATTGCACATCGGAGAATCTCGAGATGAGGCGTTCAGGTGCAAGACAATCTCGAGATTCCGGATCGGCGCGCGTTGCGCGCCGTCCGGAATGACGGGTGAAAACTTAGAGCAAATCCCCACCCGCAGCCGACGCCGTGGTGCCGTGCTCGCGGTACGCCTTGATGACATTGCGGCCGACCCGCCATTTGTGCACCTCGTCGGGGCCGTCGACCAGCCGCTGCGAGCGCACTTGGGTGTACCATTTCGCCAGCGGCGTATCCTGGCTGAAGCCGAGTGCGCCGTGCAACTGGATCGCGGTGTCGATCACCTTGTGCACCATGTGCGCCAGAAATACTTTCGCGATCGAATTTTCCTGCCGCAGATCAAGGCCCTTTTCGGCCTTGTAGGCGATGTGCAGCAGCATCAACCTCCCGATATAGAGCTCGCTGGCGCAGTCGGCGAGCATGAACTGCACCGCTTGCCGGTCGGCCAGCAGCACGCCGAAGGTCGAGCGCTTTGTCACATGCTCCGCCGCCATGTCGAGCGCGCGCTGGGCTTTTGCGATGTTGTGCATGCCGTGGCGCAGCCGGCCATAGGCAAGCCGATGCTGGCCCATGTTAAAACCGTTGCCCTCGCCGCCGAGCAGGTTGTCGGCCGGCACTTTCAAATCCCTGATCTCGATTTCGGAATGGCCGCCGTGGATCACGTCGGCGTGCGGGCCTTCGATCGCCATGTTCTTGATGTTGCGCTTGATCTTGTAGCCGGGGTTCGGCAACTCCACGAGGAAGGTCGAATATTGCTTGTGGCGCGGCGCGTCCGGATCGGTCTTGGCCATCACCATCGCCATGTCGGCGACGCTTGCGGACGACGAGAACCATTTTTCGCCGTTGAGGATGTAATTCTCGTTGCCGTCCTTCACGGCTGATGTCTGCATGCCGGTGGCGTCCGCACCCGCCGCCTTTTCCGTCATCGAGAAGCAGATGCGCTTCTCGCCGTTCAGCAGCGGCTTTAAGAATTTTTCCTTCTGGTAGGGCGTGCCATGCTCGAGGATCGTCATCATCGAGGCATCGTCGGGGCCTTGCGTGTTCATCGACAGCGCGCCCAGCATGCTTTCGCCGAGCTCCATCTGCACCAGCGCGTTGGCGAGCGGGCCCAAGCCCATGCCGCCATATTCCTTCGGCACGAACGGGCACCACAACCCTTGCGCGCGCGCTTTCTTTCGCAGCTTGCCGAGCACTTCGTCGAGCGGCTTGCTGTCGAGCTCCTTCTCCGCCGGAATGCATTCCTCATGCACCCATTTGCGGACTTTCTCGCGGATCGCCTTGGCTTCAGTCGGGATTTCGAAATCGATCGACATGGCAAGTTTCCTCGTTCTGGTTTGTTGTTGGTCGGGCTTGCGAGATGGCATATATCCGGGAGGGGCCAGCGGCAACGACAAACAAAGTTTGAAGCAACCTGCGCCATACCGCGCACAACCATCGTCATACCCCGCGCAGGCGGGGTATCCAGTACGCTGCGGCGGCTTTTGTCGGTGGCGGTATTGGTGTTTACTGGATCATCCGCTGGAGCTTGTCATCGGGCGCGCGTTCGCGCGACCCGTTGGCGGATGATGACGTGAGAGTGAAGCTCTCGCGAATGATGACGTGAGTGTGAAAAAATGCCCGATCTCGCCGACCTGTTTCCCGGTTATGCTTCCGAATGGATCAACACCGCCTCCGGCCGCATCTTTGCCCGCGTCGGCGGCAAGGGGCCGCCGCTATTGTTGCTGCATGGGTTTTCCGAGACGCATGTGATGTGGCACCGAGTGGCGCCGTGGCTTGCGGAAAAATTCACCGTCATCATCGCCGATCTGCCGGGCTATGGCTGGTCGGATATGCCGGACAGCGACAAGGATCACGCGCCCTACACCAAGCGCGCGATGGCGCAGGGAATCGTGGAAGCGATGGAGCGGCTCGGCCATGTGCACTTTGCGCTCGCCGGGCACGATCGCGGCGGCCGCGTGGCGTATCGGCTGGCGCTCGATCATCCCGGCCGGCTGTCGCGGCTCGCGGTATTGGATATTCTGCCGACCTATGACTATTGGGAGCGGATGAACCGGCTCTATGCGCTGAAAATCTATCACTGGACGTTTCTGGCGCAGCCGGCGCCGCTGCCGGAGACGCTGATCGGCGGCAATCCCGACTTCTTCCTGCGCACCAAGATGGCGAGCCAGACCAAATCCAAAAACCTCGACAGCATCGATCCGCGCGCGCTGGAGCATTATCTCAGGGCCTTCCGCGATCCCTCGCGGGTGCACGCGATGTGCGAGGATTATCGCGCCGGCGCCTATGCCGATTTCGAGATCGATAAGGTGGATCACGATTCCGGCAAGAAGATCACGATCCCGATGCTGGCGCTGTGGGGCGATGCCGGCATCGCCAGCGCCGCGGCAACGCCACTCGATAGCTGGAAGAAATGGGCGACCAATGTTGCGGGCGCGCCGATCGATTCCGGTCATTTTCTGACGGAAGAAAATCCGGACGCGACAGCGAAGGCGCTGCTGGAGTTTTTTGTGGCGGCGTGAGTGTCTTGCTTCAACGCATGGAAGATGGGCTCCCTCTCCCGCTTGCGGGGGAGGGTTGGGGTGGGGGTGGCGCCGCATTGCGGATGCTAGAGTTCGCGGAGAGATTTCCCCCACCCGTCGCGCTTCGCGCGTCGACCTCCCCCGCAAGCGGGAGAGGTGAGGGGCAAACTCACCGCCGCACCTTGAAAAATTCCCGCAGCAGCGTCGCCGCTTCGGTCTCACCGACCGCGGAGTAAACCTCCGGCACGTGATGGCAGGTGGGTGACGCAAAAAACCGCACGCCGGAATCGACCGCGCCGCCCTTGGGATCGGCGGCGCCGTAATAGAGCCGCCTGATCCGCGCGAACGAGATCGCGGCAGCGCACATCGTGCAGGGCTCCAGCGTGACATAGAGGTCGCAATCGACCAGCCGCTCGGTGCCGATGGCGTCTGCGGCCTGCCGGATCGCCAGGATTTCGGCATGCGCGGTCGGATCGCGGTCGGTCAGCGTCCGGTTGCCGGCGGTGGCGATCACCTCGTAATTCCGCACGATCACGCAGCCGATCGGAACTTCGCCGGATTTTCCGGCGTTTTCCGCGGTTTTCAGCGCCAAATCCATGAAAGAAGGGGCAGTCATGCCTCGTATCATCGGAAGAAACCTGCTATGAGATGCGCCTTCAGCAAAAGTGGACCCCGATTTTGCGTGAGAATGCGCCTTGAGCCAAGGGCGTGCGCGTTCTCGCTGGGACAACCC is drawn from Bradyrhizobium lablabi and contains these coding sequences:
- the xseA gene encoding exodeoxyribonuclease VII large subunit, coding for MPAAEALINAPEFTVTELSSALKRTVEDAYGHVRVRGEITGFRGAHSSGHCYFALKDDGAKIEAVIWKFAHARMRFKPQEGLEVIATGKLTTYPGSSKYQIVIEALEPAGIGALMALMEERKKKLAAEGLFDEARKQLLPWLPEVIGVVTSPTGAVIRDILHRLEDRFPRRVLVWPVKVQGDGSAEQIAAAIRGFNALPQGGRIPRPDLLIVARGGGSLEDLWSFNEEIVVRAVAQSMIPLISAVGHETDITLIDFVADKRAPTPTAAAEMAVPVRSELFVELESLARRTMTCWQRGQEFRRNELRAAARALPAATELLAIPRQRLDRAASSLPRGLKANTHAHFRRFAGASARLTVRVLRGQLTQAKHRLTVSGERMTHSARTLLRNRRDRFAGLEVRLKASKLANAQAQRQRIARERERVARLAERARRALVTVTQRLQARVAHSGQLLGALSYRSVLARGFALVRDEQGHPLHAAASIGPGARLDLEFSDGRVAATADGDRPAVARPVKPAVSEPKPAAPKRVIKPVGQGSLF
- a CDS encoding alpha/beta hydrolase, giving the protein MLKWLLRASGVLKWALCGVGVLAVLLTAMIATPLKNPPELHSVSAARKNVDYSNLPAIERFQARDGTMLGFRHYSASGPASGRAAIVIHGSSGSSANAIHALSEALATHGVETWAIDIRGHGSSGTRGDIGHVGQLEKDLEDFVAVVRKSAPSVPITLLGHSAGGGFALRVASSPIQNLFARTILLAPYLGYDAPTNQPNSGGWASADIPRIFGLMALRKLGIDCCEALPTLAFAVPPNSANMLVPAYSNRLMRNFATRGYRADLAAATKPLTIISGAADELMLADKYAEAVRSITLSVDVKLIDGVDHIGVVSDPRAVSVIADDVAKGESGA
- a CDS encoding winged helix-turn-helix domain-containing protein, translated to MAELDDIIHQPLRLRIMAALNALPAAAGLEFSRLKKLTGATDGNLGAHIETLSKAGYVAVEKAFVGKKPQTTVTATASGRGAFARHVASLQEIIAASARDS
- the purD gene encoding phosphoribosylamine--glycine ligase, which codes for MHILLLGSGGREHALAWKIAASPLVTKLWCAPGNAGIAREAECVALDIADHAAVIDFCKRERIELVVVGPETPLAAGIVDDLAAAGIKAFGPSKQAARLEGSKGFTKALCTEFNIPTGAYRRFAKAGDALAYVRAQGAPIVVKADGLAAGKGVVVAKTLREAEGAVAMMFDGAFGAAGAEVVIEEFLSGREISFFALSDGGTAIPLASAQDHKRVFDRDEGPNTGGMGAYSPTPFVTPEIHAEIMARIILPTVKGMKARGTPFRGILYAGVMLTPEGPKLFEYNVRFGDPECQVLMLRMMSDIVPAMLAACDGQLKNFDLRWFDEAALTVVMAAKGYPGDYAKGTRIEGLDDAAKAEGVEIFHAGTVSKDGTILANGGRVLNVCALGKTVAEAQRRAYEAIDRIQWPEGFCRRDIGWQAVEREKAGG
- a CDS encoding acyl-CoA dehydrogenase family protein, whose product is MSIDFEIPTEAKAIREKVRKWVHEECIPAEKELDSKPLDEVLGKLRKKARAQGLWCPFVPKEYGGMGLGPLANALVQMELGESMLGALSMNTQGPDDASMMTILEHGTPYQKEKFLKPLLNGEKRICFSMTEKAAGADATGMQTSAVKDGNENYILNGEKWFSSSASVADMAMVMAKTDPDAPRHKQYSTFLVELPNPGYKIKRNIKNMAIEGPHADVIHGGHSEIEIRDLKVPADNLLGGEGNGFNMGQHRLAYGRLRHGMHNIAKAQRALDMAAEHVTKRSTFGVLLADRQAVQFMLADCASELYIGRLMLLHIAYKAEKGLDLRQENSIAKVFLAHMVHKVIDTAIQLHGALGFSQDTPLAKWYTQVRSQRLVDGPDEVHKWRVGRNVIKAYREHGTTASAAGGDLL
- a CDS encoding alpha/beta fold hydrolase, with protein sequence MPDLADLFPGYASEWINTASGRIFARVGGKGPPLLLLHGFSETHVMWHRVAPWLAEKFTVIIADLPGYGWSDMPDSDKDHAPYTKRAMAQGIVEAMERLGHVHFALAGHDRGGRVAYRLALDHPGRLSRLAVLDILPTYDYWERMNRLYALKIYHWTFLAQPAPLPETLIGGNPDFFLRTKMASQTKSKNLDSIDPRALEHYLRAFRDPSRVHAMCEDYRAGAYADFEIDKVDHDSGKKITIPMLALWGDAGIASAAATPLDSWKKWATNVAGAPIDSGHFLTEENPDATAKALLEFFVAA
- a CDS encoding nucleoside deaminase yields the protein MIRGMTAPSFMDLALKTAENAGKSGEVPIGCVIVRNYEVIATAGNRTLTDRDPTAHAEILAIRQAADAIGTERLVDCDLYVTLEPCTMCAAAISFARIRRLYYGAADPKGGAVDSGVRFFASPTCHHVPEVYSAVGETEAATLLREFFKVRR